From the genome of Salvia splendens isolate huo1 chromosome 7, SspV2, whole genome shotgun sequence:
GCATTAGCAATTTGCAGTTGAGATCTCTTGTTACATGACTAACAGACAAAAGTTTGTGGGACAATGAAGGAACATAAAGACAGTTCGAGAGGCGAAGAGTTGGTGAGATAGTGACAGTTCCCGCCCCCTCTACTTGTGCTAACTCCCCACTAGCTGTTTGGACAAAACTTTTTGTGGATTGAGAAATATTGAGGAAGTCTGATGCATCAAAAGACATTGTGTCGGTTgtcccacaatcaaaaatccagtgGTAGTCTTTGGGTCCTAAGTTTGCGGATGATGAGTACGCTAGAGCTTGGTATGAGTTTGAACAAGAGATAGAAGGCTGAAATTCGAAATTGGGGTGGGTATTTCtggatttttcaaaagtttgGGGTATCTTTCTGGAACTTGGGACAGATTGGGGTGGGTTTTGGAATTTCTTGGTCAAATGGGGCTTAGTTTGAAATAAAGGCTTTGACTGGGGGGGATTGTTGGAGGTATTGTTTGGATGGGGTGTTTTTTGGGATACTAACAAGCTGGGGGGGCCTTTTTGCAAATTGAGGGATTGATTAACACATCCTCTCCTCCATTCAGCCATAGACGCCCCCTTTCTGATCTCCGCATCCCCTTCAATTTCCTTCGCTTCTTCCCCGTTTCTCATCGcaaagccgccgccgccgtcgatGCTCTTCGATGGATAGGCGCTTGTCGGAGAAGGCGTCGTCATTTCACGGTAGGGACGCTGAGGACGACATGCTTCCGAGGCTGAGGACGGTGCCGGACTTGCTGACGGCAGAAGAGCCAGCGGGAGTCCGACGGTTCCATCGAGGAAGGTGGATAGGCGCTGTCTGTCGGTGCGTTGGCCTCGCGCCTCCTCTGCTTCTTCCTCATTTTCCACCGCAAAACCTCCGCTGGCGACGCTCCTTCACCCTCCGCCGGCGACGCTGAACATGCCTGCATCTGTTTGATTTTAGCATCAATAATCATTGGGTCACCCAAAGCTTGTTCTGCTCCAAGAGTAGCTCTTGATTCCTCTTCCTTGATTAGAGTAGCTTTAAgagcttcttcttttctttttaggtttTGCTCTTCTTCATAGGCAGCAAGCTCCTCTCCAGCCAAGGGGATTCTCTTTGACATAGTAACTTTAACAGCTTTTGGAGGAGGATTTGACTGAAGTACTCTTGCAAGTGTGCCAAACTGGCCTCTCTCGGTAAATCCAACAACTAAACTGGCAGACTCAGTGGCAGATTCGCCGCTGGTCTTAGGAGCAGCAGATTCGCCGATGCTGCAGATTCGCAGACTCGCTGGTCTTCTTCGGTGCAGCAGATTCGCCGATGCTGCAGATTCGCAGACGCCGCTGGTCTTCCTCGGAGCAGCAGTTTCGCAGACTCGCTGGACTTGATTGGGATTTAGGGGTTTCTGAGGAAGGCAAGGGCTTGTGGCTGATGCTGCAGTAGGATTGGATTTCACACCGAGGTTCTTCGTTCGGTAGcatttttggttttgatttggGTTGGTTTTGTACAAATCAATTAGATTTGAGATTATCTCGATCAATAGCTCGAGAGTATGTATTTGGTTGACCTCCATTTGAGGCTTTTTGTTGatttcctgctctgataccatcttaaagatggttaTCGAGAGAGGTATAGATAAGTTGGTAAGGCATATAGAGAATAGGAAATAGAAAGAGAATATTTCTTGTATGTTTTTCTTATCATTTCGAAAGTTCATtcaccctagtatttatagggtgaaATAGAAGGATCTAGTACATCAATAAATGTAATTGGAACTCTACACAACTTAGGGACTATACTTCACTTGGTACTCTACAAGACTTAGGGACTCACCACCCACAATGAATGTTGGGCGGCATATTAATGACGTCCCTTTTTCCAACACGTCCCCACATATGTGTGGGTCGCAAACACACAATCCCCACTCACAGACACATCCAGCGTCTTAACGGTAACGCCACCCGGCATCCTCGCGCTTCTTAACGGAACTAACGGCACCGTCTGGTCATCGCCGTTTACTCCAGCCCCAAATCCAACAGCAAATCCAACCGTCCGATTGCTCGACTCCGGGAATCTGATCATCGAAGATGCAGACGATGATGATAACTTCCTCTGGCAGAGCTTCGATTACCCCTGCGACACGTTTTTGGCTGGAATCCGGCAGGGATGGAACTACGTCACCGGCATCGAGACCTACATTTTGTCGTGGAAAAGCAACGACGATCGGGCAAATTCATGGACCACTTACTCCAACATGCCGGCGAACAACTGCGACAACTACGAGCTGTGCGGTCCGCACGGCATCTGCAACGTGGGGACGTCCCCGTCATGCGGATGTCTCGACGGGTTCGTGCCGAGAGAACCGGAGAGCTGGGATGGGACGGACTGGTCGGGCGGGCGCGTGAGGAGGACTGCACTGAGCTGTGATGGGGATAAGTTTTTGAAGTACTCTGGGATCAAGCTGCCAACACTAGCAACAATAACGAGAGGAGGAGCCTTGCAGAGTGCCAAATGGATTGCTCGAGGGACTGTTCATGTGTGGCGTATGCGCAGCTGAATATCAGCAGAGACGGGAGTGGATGCTTGTTCTACCATGCCGACTTGATTGATATCCGAACTCTGGCTTCAGCTGGCCAGGATCTTTACATCAGAATGGCTGCTTCTGAGGTTCAAGGTAAGTAGGAAGCTTCTGGCCGGCAATGTATGAGATAAATTGATTGTGATGTTTGGTTTGGTTAGATTTTGTTTGATTGAAGATGTGGCGAGCGATGACAGTAACAAAGGGAGAACAAGATCTATCATTATAGCAAGTGTTACGTCTGTGGTTTTTGTGTGCCTAATCCTCGGTTATGTTTATGGCCGGAAGACGAAGAAGGATCCCAGTATGAGTCAAGGTGTGATAAAATGTTTACTAATTATCAGCGTCTATTTGTGCTTGATTTTGATATTGACGTTGATTATGTTGTAGGGATGTTCAGTGCATCTCATGTTAAAGACGCGGAGCTGCCATTCTTTAGCTTGTCTACAGTTTTGAAAGCTACTGATAATTTTTCGGACAAGAATAAGCTGGGTGAGGGCGGATTTGGACCTGTGTACATGGTAAGGATACTAGAAATTTGTAACATTATTTGTATGGCATTTCACATTTCCACAATGGTGTCCAGCGCGTACTGGAAGACGGGCATGAAATTGCTGTCAAACGTTTGTCGAAGACCTCAACGCAGGGAGTGAATGAGCTGAGAAACGAAGTAACGCTGATATCCAAACTCCAGCATCGTAATCTGGTGAGGACTCTGGGATTTTGCGCTCAAGAAGACGAGTACATGTTGGCCTACGAATACATGCCTAATTATAGCCTCGACTTAACGTTATTTGGTGAAAGCCTTATGCAATTTAAACTCACAAAGCTGTCTTTGGCTCTCTTCTATTCATCGTCTATATTTGGACAGACCAAGAAAAGAGTAGGCTCCTTGACTGGCAAAAGCGCTTCAATATCATCAACGGAATCGCTAAAGGGCTACTGTATCTTCACCAAGATTCGAGGCTGAGAATCATCCACCGCGACCTCAAAGCTAGCAACATACTGCTAGATGCTGATATGATTCCCAAGATATCAGACTTTGGATTAGCTAGGAGCTTCGGAGGAAACCAAACAAAAGCTCAGACGCACAGAGTTGTTGGGACTTAGTAAGAAAATCAAGCTTCTGACTATACTAAAAACAAGTATCCTAACATGTACTAATACTCTGTCACAGCGGTTACATGTCTCCGGAATACGCTTTTCAGTCAAATCCAACGTTTTCAGTTTCGGTGTTCTCGTGCTACAGATTGTTAGTGGAAACAGAAACAGAGGATTCCTCCTTAAAGACCACAATCTCAACCTTCTTGGACATGTAAGCTTctcactttttttcttctttttactgCTTAATTGATAGTCTAAAGCAACTAAAACTGTGTGCAGGCGTGGAGTCTTTACAAGGAAGATAGTTCGAGAAAACTAGTCGATCCTTGTCTGGATGAGGCGTTCGACTTGGGACAAGTGGAACGTGCGATCCATGTTGGGCTGCTTTGAGTGCAGAATAGCCAGGACGACAGGCCAAGCATGTCGTCTGTGGTGTTCATGCTGGGGAATGGAGTGGCACTGCCGCAGGCGAAGCAGCCGGGTTTCTTCTCGGAGAGGGACATTGCTATTGATCACAACTCCAACAACTCTAATCCCACAGCTTCGCATAATCAACTTACAATCACTTGGACACAAGGTAGATAGCAGTCAAAACTGTTGTACAATGTGTTAATTGTATGGTGTAACTAAGAGAaatatagagagaaaatactgccatttatttgaatttttcatgGTAGGCATCTTAATTGAGATGTTCCAGACAAACAATGTTTGCATCATTTCACAAGGTTTCCACTACTGCTAAATGACTTGAAGAATGGTAGTTTTCTACTATAATATAAGTATTGTCATGTCACATAATTTTGAttcattagagcatctccaatggcggctagcggaccggctagccggttcgctcgccgaaccattggagtcGGCTAGCACCAAATCGGtaaaaaaatcggcgagcggaCGCCGATTCTCAGGTGCtggccgatcggctggccgccattgtaggCGGGCGATCAGCcatcatttttttttcgaaacactatatatacgcgatttgcacgtcattttcattcgcaccgcttgttttaacgagttttctctctcgcTTAATTTCTGCACAAGAGCAATAAagcaaaatggagaacaacaacgaggggtttccagtgacgagcgggtctcaaactcccacggtacccgtgggaggtggatggggtccgatggccgagtactacaacatgtaccattggcagcagatgatgcccgggatggcagccgggggtagtatgtcgggatggcaggggatgaagggcgggcagggggtaccggggatgcaacccgggatgcagatgatgccggggtgggcagcCGGGATACAGATGATGCTAGGGTGGCAGcccgggatgcaggggacgtcggggggacaatgtctatcgccccagttttgatttttttactgCTTCTTCgtacacatcgaccccatcggagacgcagttcactgggtgtgagactttctccttagaggagttggggatagatctcgaagatgcggacactcccgttcaaacggggggagtagggcagggtcggggcgcaccaaagaagaagaagggcaaggggaagggcaaaagggtggtcgccgagtcgtcgcagccggctgatgacgacagcccggcacagaggaagtggacggatgcggagaacgtcgcgttGTCCAAGGCATGGGTGAGtatttgcgatgatcccctccattcgaacaatcagaggatcgttaacttgtgggctaaaatatcagcagcctacaaggcattttgcccggaggagaggccacacagcggggaggagtgccggaaggggtgggaccgaatcagggctgcggtctcccgattttcgggcttgtacaccaacgccctccgcatgcagaccagtggccaaactgacgaggactgcaggaggatagcggagaaagccttccccgtgcccgggctttataaggagttcacctactggaactgctatgaggtcctgatggactccgagaagtttttGGCAGGTGTCGAtgttggctggccgaagaagcagcgactgaactatgccggtgatcacagcggcggttcccacgacctccccgaggatgttcagtAGTTctcgtcccctccatcgtttactcgccgcacttgCCCGGTTGGgaaaaggcgggcgcaacgggtagCGAGTGGGGTCGcccaggggtcccaggaggtccagtcggcatccccctctATTGGCTCGTCGCCaaccgagctcgccttcttcgcgcgtcaacaaacgcgggctcagatgcacaagatcttagctgaatggagggcgtcaactgaccccgtggagaagaggtttcttcactcaatgctcgagagtatgcgggtcgatttggatgccgccgCGGCACGGTTGAGGGGCTCAGACGcaggctcagatgccgcagaggTGGGGTCCCAGATAGCGGCGGCGAAGGCGACTGtcacgaggagtgaggcggaggcgggggctcgtttgtggaagaggggttttttttaaaattaatgtaatttttttatattaatgtaatttttttaattaatgtactttttaaaattttactattattattgaattttcccgtatctgtgacgtaaatttaattccgtattttgtgtgattattaattatttattttttataattttgtttattgtggctagcctattgcttgtccagttgcttgtcctgatgatgtggtaagaggagtttttagtgctgatgatgtgacagaagAAGTTATGGTTAGCCTATGGCTAGCCTAAAACCATGGTGGATGCTCCTATAATACACGCCAGTGGTTTCTCAATTTGTGGGTGCTTCAAGTTAGTAGTTCAATTTAGTATCTGACACTTCCATTTGTAAAATGCTTGAACACAACCTTTTGAAAATGGAATTGcaataataaaatgttaatCTTAATAAAAGTAGCACtactataaataaaaagaaaaatacaaataaaccAAAAGTAATAGTAGAAAAGGTGAAAACGGAAATCAGAGAAATCACAGTGATAAAATATCGTAGTAAGATTTATTGGTGCCTATTGATATTAACTTTGGGACTAAACTTAATCATTACCACAATCTGTCTATAATTTGAAAATTGTTCCGTGATATCATATGGATTCAGAGGCACAAGTCTAATTAAAACAACATAAATATTATTCTATTAATTAATACTCTTGTATTGTATTtagtttatgaaattaaatctcACAAGTTAATCTAAATGAataattatgtgataattaattatagccattcatttttaattaaaatatttttacaatttaATTCTAAACAAATTATATCATGATAATTAGTTTACCAATCGAACGAACGTCACTTGGTTTAGAGTTTGAGAGCTTTTTGATTATAAAAATGTTTACAAAGTGAATAGACCTCAACCATGTCCATATGATTACAGTCTAAATTTAGAAAACATTAAACTAATATTCTTTTCTAAGAATCGTGCGCCTTCAGACgtcatttttttaatctaaataTAGATACTAATGGGTCGtgattaattgatattttttatttaattgagaattgatatatattattagccattcatttttattaaatgagtggtccagaatttgtcacatgaaaaatattttaaattaattaattatgaaatggcagaatggtaattttatggtacattttatttaataaatacttttttaatttaattttttttatcaactacatatacaattcatatcaactacacacatataatgtcaactacatatacaattcatgtcaactacacacatataatgtcaactacatatacaatcatgtcaactacatatacaattcatgtcaactacacatataatgccaactacatatacaattcatgtcaactatacacatataatgtcaactataagttgttgacatttgatgtgcagactattGACAATAATACCctgagttgacataatctacatgcagttgacatttcaaaaatgttgtggatgagtggctgaaaatgcatctcaattctcaattaagctaaaaaatctcaacctaacaggaccctaccactaataatattagtactattttcTAAGAATCGTATGCTTTCAAACGCAATAGACgactaagagcattagcaatggggggCGCCCttaggcgcgccctaaggcgcgctcTATGCatcgccacgtcatcatttttatcctcTTACCATCTCACCTGCAGTGTGGCGCCCCAAGGAGCGCCCtgtgcattttcttttatttgaatatttaaataactacaaaaattagggaaaaaacttcatttcatttataaaaattaatacattacaatacgaattaaaaaaatacgcaaactcagcgacggtggttacgggcccacacttcttcaatcatgtcgttcatgagctaggcacggtcttgttggttgcgcattgatgcatgtctagatagaacctcattgaagcccgtcggtaatcctctagcggggggctcggtcgccgtgctggacgagctagatgcaccttcatcatcgttccagtcggtgatggtcccaccttcatgctcgactttcatgttgtgcatgattatgcacacatacatgacatcgacgatgacttccttgaaccagagatgAGCCGGaactttcacaattgcccactgtgcttggagcacaccaaatgcccgctcgacatccttccgcgccgcctcctgcttttgcgcaaataaaaccctcttctcaccaattgggcagctgatcgtcttcacaaaaacaggccaccgtgggtatatgccatcggccaagtagtaccccatgtggtattggcgcctgttggcagtgaactcgatggtcgggccgttgccattgcattgcttgGTGAAGAgagtggatgagttgaggacgttaatgtcgttgttcgacccgaccacgccgaagtaagcatgccagatccagaaccgatggtcagcgacggcttcgaggatcatcgtcgggtggctgcccttgtatccactagtgaattggcctctccacgccgtcggacaattcttccactcccagtgcatacagtcgatgctccctagcatcccaggagagccgtgcgccgtctcgtgcatcttcatcaggccttGGCAACCAACGGCAGTCGGcctgcgcaaatatgtgtcgtcgTAGGCCTCCataactcccctacaaaatctcttcaggcactcccggcctgttgtctccccgacatggaggtactcgtcgaaaatgtcggccgtggtgccgtaggccaactgacggagtgcagccgtgcacttttgcaacggtgtaaggccgggtctgccgacgccatcttcccgatacgtcATGTATTCATCACATGACGACAAAgtccggacaatgctgagaaaaatgtaacgcggcattctaaaccggcggcggaaaacggtcggtccccaccgtggttgctcgacAAAATAGTCTGCAATCAGACGTTGGTGAACTGccgcgtggtcgcgtcggacaaccgtccgacgtcgaataggcctgtggATCTGCTCCACCGTagccgctgccgccgctgcctccTCACGCTGCATTTCGACTAAGCATTctgccatggcctcttcaacggctgcatctaaggcttccGAGGTCGGACTACCTGACTCCGAGGAACTAGAACTagtgtcgtcgtcgtggttcattttggtatgtgagagaggtagaaatgtaagagatgagagaaatgagaggcgagatgttcgtatgaacaagtgaatgagaaatgaggtttaaatagacaaaattcagaaaaaaaaataaattcaaaaacgCGTGTCATCATCCGCGCCCATCGCCCGCTgagcccacaatggtgcccgatgctgcggacgatggcgcggacgataggccatcgtccgcgcttcttccgcgcccgaagcttagggtgtgggcatagggcgcgccctatggcgagcacccacaatggaggcatcgtccgcgcccgaggacgatggcacgcatagggcgtgccatcgggcgc
Proteins encoded in this window:
- the LOC121810338 gene encoding G-type lectin S-receptor-like serine/threonine-protein kinase At4g27290 — encoded protein: MVIERDTSSVLTVTPPGILALLNGTNGTVWSSPFTPAPNPTANPTVRLLDSGNLIIEDADDDDNFLWQSFDYPCDTFLAGIRQGWNYVTGIETYILSWKSNDDRANSWTTYSNMPANNCDNYELCGPHGICNVGTSPSCGCLDGFVPREPESWDGTDWSGGRVRRTALSCDGDKFLKYSGIKLPTLATITRGGALQSAKWIARGTVHVWRMRS